The region AGATAGGCCTTCAGAGTTTTAGAACTGGAATGAGCCTTAGATCTTGTCATCCACTTAAGGCCCTGAATGATACTTGCTGGTTAATTAATATGCAGGTGTAAAGAATGTGAAAGAGGAACCTGTGAATCAGATCGTTGTGCCCAGCTTAAGTCGAAAGTCCCAGTTCTGCCTTTCTCAGCGAacagggaggggtggaggagggggatgggGCATGTCATGCCTGGGACAGTGGGTGTCTCTGCTCATTCGGGCTCTCTGTTCACCCTGAGCTTCTCTCCCGGCAGACCCAGCCATGGCAGGCACAGGGAGCAGTTTGCCATGGGGCAAGCATCTGTTCAAAGTCATCCTGGTGGTCCTCgtggccctcctcctcctccactcagCATCATCCCAGTCCCATCGAGACTTTGTGTCATCAGACCAGCAGAAGAGGGAGGTCCCAGTTGATCTCCTGAGCCAGATAGGTCGATTTGTGCGGGGAACACTGGATGCCTGGATTGGCCCAGAAACCACCCACCTGATTTCTGAGGTAAGGAAGGCATTCCCTGCCGTGATTCCATGAACTGAGGAAAGAGGAGATGGCCATGGCCGCCGTCTTGGCTCCACATCCTCTGTGTGTCGTAATCCCTGGGGCAGAGAGCCCCAGATTCCACAGGATGAAGCCAGACAGTTCCTGCCTCTTGCACTCCCTTTGTTTGATTCCTACCCGACGGCCTTTAGCTCCACCCCCAGTTTTCCCTTTTTCCTGCCCTTCCCTGCCAGAAAGGCTAGGAAATGAGCCATCTTTATAAACCTGTGTCACAGGTGACTGCAGAGTCTGACTTTGGTCTAAATCTGACCCGAAATCTAAAATTGGCAAACTGGCAAGACCTGAGTCCATTCCTTCACCTGGAGAGGTCGGGGTGGGGATGACACAGGGCCTTAAGGCAGGGCTGTCTCTTCCACCTAATGGATCCCAAGCTTGTCGCATACCTTTGATAGGTCGTACTAAACAAGTCACTTATAAAATCTGTAATACAGAAGAGCTGATTGTCTCCTTTTCCATGGAAAGATCCTAGCCCTTTACAGGTCTTACTTCACACACCTTCATGATTCCCTGGGAGAGTCAGAGTGCCCCAGTTTTATGGGGTGACTACTCCAGGGACTTGATGAGCACCACCATGCCCACGTTCCCCTGCAACTACCACTGCAGTATTCCTGCCAATCAGTTGAATTAGGGCCCAGATGTCCTGGGTTCCATTTCAGGAAGGAGAAATGGCCTGGTGTCCAAGCTTGTGCACTGGAAGGTGGCTGTGGAAGGGACCCCTCAGTCAGGCCCAGGCAGGCAAACCTCTGGCgagaggcggggtgggggagaCGTTCGTGGGAGGTGCTGGTGAGGCTCGAAGGAGGGATGATCATGACTTCTGGACTCATCTCCTACCTGGCTCTTCCTGCAGACCTTGACCCAGGTGATGTGGGCCGTCTCATCCGCCATCTCTGTGGCCTTCTTCGCTGTGTCTGGGATTGCCGCACAGCTGCTGAGTGCTTTGGGGCTCGACGGTGAGTGGCCGAGAACTGGTTAGGTCAGCTGAAGCTCAGCCTGTCTCTTCTTGTTTAGGGGAGTTTATCTTTTCAGGGTCTAGACTTTTTCCCCAGGAACACCTCCCGGGTTCCCCCAGAGGCCAGCATAAGAGCAGGCTAATATTGTCACCACCTGCCGGGTCATTGTTTGCTTCACGCCAGGTGAAGCATTATGCTCAGACATAGCACCTCATCTGTCACCCACAGCCCAGAGAATTACTCCCATTTCATAGATACAACAGGCTTGACCAAGAGAAGTAATGTCCTCCCAGCCAGCGGGAGCTGGAGCTGAGGTCTAAGCTCATGTCTCTGACCCTATGAAAAAGGATTTTCCCTTTTCAGAGGGGTTTAGCTCCTCCCCTTTTTGGGGTTCTTGACCACCCCCCTCCTCTCACCACTCCAGGCTGGCTGATTCTGTGACTCTCTCCCCTTCCAGGAGATTACCTCACCCAGGGCCTGAAGCTCAGCCCGGGCCAGATCCAGACCTTCCTGCTGTGGGGAGCAGGGGCCCTGGTGGCCTATTGGCTGCTGTCCCTGCTCCTTGGCTTGGTCTTGGCCTTGCTGGGGCGAATCCTGTGGGGCCTGAAGCTGGTCCTCTTCCTGGCCGCCTTTGTGGCCCTGGTGAGGTCGGTACCTGACCCGTCCACCCGGGCCTTGCTCCTCCTGGCCTTGCTCACCCTCTACGCCCTGCTGAGCCGCCTCACTGGCACCCGGGCCTCGGGGGCCCAGCTGGAGGCCAAGGTGCGGGGGCTGGAGCGCCAGGTAGAGGAGCTGCGCTGGCGGCAGAGGCGAGCGGCCAAAGGGCCCCGGAGTGTGGAGGAGGAGTGAGGAGGACGCTGGACACTGCCACGTTCATCGTACCAAAGAGCTGAGCTGCTTCTGGGTTGCAcagccctcctcccagccccctgccccttccttgcCCTGTCTCTGAACCTTCCGAACCTTGATCTGGGCACCACACCCCTTAGCCGAGAGAGAGGAAGACCATTCTCCTGCTGGTCTTCAGGGGCCCTGTCTTCTGAGGTTCTCTGCCTGGGGTTGGCTCTCTTAACCCTCTCTCTGCTCCCAGCCTGTCTTAGCCAGGGCCGGTTGTGGGGCCTCCCTGCCAGCTTCTGCACCTGCTCTCAGCGAACATCACTGCTGTTGGCCTCCCGTGACTCATTTACCATCTTGCCTTCCTCCTGATGCCCTGGCGCTCCTGTCCTTCTCAGGCTCTTCCTTTGCTAAGTCCCCAGCTTCCTTCCCATTTGTCTTCTCCTTCCAGCTCAGTCTTCCAGCCAGACCACGGTCCCTCAAGGCATGCTCCTGTTCCTTCATTGCCCTGTGTGGGGAAGAAGCAGGGCAGATGGGGCTTGAGGGGAAGGGAAATGGGGAAGTTCCcctgaggggctggggctgggatgtACATGAGTCTGTTACAAGTGCCTTAATCCGAGCCAGTGGGGCCTTTTGCCTGCCCTCTGCCGTACTGTatgtaggaaggtgcactgtggCTGCTTTGTGTCCAGAGGAGAGTGGTTCCTCTCGGAATCTTGATTCCCCTTTGCTTGATTCCCCAAGCAAAAGATGACTGCTTCATAGGCTTGTGCCTGCAAGTAGGACCCTGCAGTGGCCACCAGATCCCCTCTGGGGACTTCAGAGAccctgaaggaggaaagaagggtcAGCTCCTTGTCTGTACCATGCCAGGCggctctccatctctctctccatcaCTGCCACCAAGGAGTTGCTGATCAGCGGCCACCAGCAGCCTGGGAGGAACACAGAACAGACACTAGAGATGCCCCCACAATCCCTTTCCCGTGTCATGCTCTGGGGGAGCCAGGGGAGCCAAGCCCTCCCCATGGGGCTCTcctctggtggaggtgggcatCCTCCTCTGCCAGACCCAGCACATgatgtgaagagtaaagacatgCCCAGGTCTGTTGAGGTTTGATGTGGAATCACAGCTGCAGTGATAGATATTTTTATCAGCGCTTGGTGGTTGGTTTTAAATAAAGTGCACGCTATTTTATTGTCTTGTTCCGGATAAAATGTATTTACTCAAAGTCTGGCTGGCTTTGATTGTTCCCTCTCTAGCTAAACGTGTTTCCGTGGAGCTGCTCCACTCTGCTCCCTGCAGGAGCAGTGGGAATCTTGTGGAAAGGGAGGGAGCACAGAAGAGGGCTGGTACCAGGTACCCTTCCCTCCAAGAGTGTGAGGAATGAGGAGGGCATGCCCCCATTACCAAACTTCCAGGAACTGACCAGCTCTGTTGGAATCGTGTGCCtgtggagggaggtggagggaagtACCCCTTCCACCTCTGTGTGCAGGAGCCATGAAGGCTGGCCCCCAGCCAGAGAgaggcctgcctgccctccctgcttccccaccAGACAGGAGTTTCTACACCATGGTTCTCAAGCCAGCCTACAGATAGGAGCAGTCTTTTCGCGGAGGGGCCCAAGCGTGGTTTTCCTTGTTAAGCTGCACCAGTAGAGGCTAATGTGCAGCCAGATACCCCACTCAGCGTCTCTCCCAACACTGCCTGGAGGGCAAGGCTGGGACCTAGGAGGCAGGCCTTTGGTCAGGAGCAGAAACCAGCCCTCACCCTTTCTAGACCCACATGCTTCTCCCAGGAAGGGGGCTGGACACGAAACTCCTGCTGCTGCACCTGGAGTCCTTCCTCTTTCAGGGCAGGTCCAGACAGTTGTCACCTGGCTCTACTGGCCCCCTTTCATCCCCTTTCCACCTCTCAGCTCGGTGCCTTCTGTCGCTGAATTCTGGTTCTGATTCAAGTGTCAGATCCCTTTATAGGTGAGCCGCTTGTAgggtgggaggcagaggaagaggctTTTTTCTCCTTGGTCGGGAGCTTCCAAGAGGCAGTGAATAGAACACGTCGCCATCCCTCTTGGCAGAGGCGTTCAGTCCACTGCTGTTCAGTCCCCAGGGAAGCGGCATTCTTCCCGACCTCTAGCACGGGGGCGCTCGGGGGCTCCGGATCCGTAGGGCACTAGGACCCGGTGGGGCGGAGGGCAGCCCGTGTGCCGCGTTTGCTCCCTCCCactctccagctccagctcccgcTCCATTGTCTGGGAACGGCGGCCGCGGGGTGGGCGGACCATCGGGGACCCAGTCGCCTGGGTCGGACCGGCTGGAGATGCCCGGCTGACCGCGGCCACCTGAGCCGCCCGCCTAGTTCCCTCCTTCCTTGGGAAGGATGTGCGCCCGGATGGCGGGGCACGCGGCAGCGGCTCCCCGGGGGCCCTGCGGCCCCTGGCTCTGCCTCCTGGTGGCCCTCGCCCTGGACGTCGTGAGAGGTCAgcgggaggggagggcgggggcggggcgaggggcAGCTGGGCCCGGGCCGAGGCCGGGCGCGAGGGATGCCCGGGAGCCGGGAACCTGCGAGTTCTCGGACTAAACCCTGAGTGGGGTCGCCCCGCAGCACGCCCTGAGGGTTGGAGAGGTCTCACCCCCACGGGATCGTGCCTCCAGCCACGCGCCTCTGTTGCCTCCCTCACTTGCATAACCAGGCAACTCATTCCCGACCCAGGACTAGCCGGGTCCCCCGGCTCTCACCGCCGTCCCGCCAATCTCGCCGCGAGCTTCCCCTCCAACTGGGACGCTTAACCTGGCTGCCCGCTGACCCGCAAACACCAACTCCCTAATCTGCCGTCCAGAGAGCTGCAGCCCCGTGGCTCCTAGCCTCCTCCTGCCACCATCAACCCAGCTCCCACGGAACGGGAAGCAGCCTCTTTGCCTAGGACCTGCGACATCCACAACTGCTTTCCCCCTGCCCCACGGAGCTCTCTGACCTTGGAGTCTCCAGGGAATTCCCCATCCGTACCCTCCTGAGTCCTTATGGGGATCACTGGAAGAAGGGGCAACGTCTCCCCTGTGCCACCCCCCTCCCCATGGGAGTCAGACTGCCCTTGGCATGAGCTGAGGCTGCTAGGTAGATGATTCCACAGAGTTGGGGATAGTGAAGCattctctgcccctcccctctggacaGGAGAGCCGAGCTCTGGCAGATGGGAGTCCGTGGGAGTCAGGCCACAGAGCATCCTGTAATTATCCAGGCAATGGGGTAGGAAGAGGACCAGAAGCCAGGGTCTTCCCCCAGGGAGCCATAGTCACTCACCTGTtacatttggggggaggggggagcttcTCAGCCACATGCTCCTTGGTAGGGAGGGTCTTGAAGGAGGTTGAAACCATCAAGTCCCCCTGCCCAGCAGTGGAGAGAGATCTAACTGGTTCTAGGGCTGCTTTCAGccacctgctcccctccccaggggaccCAGCAGGAGCCCTAATAACCCCTTATACAGGGCAATGAGGAAAGCCTTGTCACATCCATTATGCAGCAGCAATAACCCCTCCTCCAGACAGCGTGCCACCGTTTAcaaagccctccctcccccatccactGTGTCACTAAATGCTCATCCTACAGGTGAGGAAGCGGAGGCTCCAGGATGTTAAATGACTGACCCAAGCTTCATCGAGGGAGAGTTAGGAAGTAAACACAGGTCTCCAGCCTCCCAGAACATCCTCTCCAGGGGTGAGGGATTCTGTTATGAGTAAGACAAGGCTCCTGGCTGACAGACAGCAAGATAACTCATTCAGAGGAGGCAATCAGGGATGCAAAAGGCAGGGGACTGGTGGGAGGGCAAGCAATCAAGGAGGGTTTCCTTGGGAAGGAGGCGACATTCACTCTTGGCCTTGAAGGAGGAGGGAGGCGCCACCTAGCAGAGGAGGGGAGACCCAGTCTAGGGAGCAAGGCCCAAAGCAAGCAGTTGGAAAGCAGGAAGGGTGGAGAGAGGGATGGATGGTGGAGGGGCATGGTAGCCTAGTGCTTGGTGCCTGGGCTCTGACTCCCAGCTCCACCACGCTCCTGCTGTGAGACCTCAGGCAAGTCCTTGAACCTCTTAGCTTCATTTCCTACAACCATAAAATGGGATTAATAGTAATAGAAGCTAGTTTTCAGAGCTGTTACAAAACCTGGAAGATTTAATACAGGTAAAGTGTTTAAAATAATAGCTTGCATACAGttagttttcaaaaaatgttaattattgtTATTAGACTAATAGTCTGTTGGTACAAACCAAATATGGTCTTAGGGGTCCTTTGCCCTTCTGATTGTTGAATACTCCCCAGGCTCATGTTCCCACGCCCCTCCCTCATCCCAGTCTTGCACTCCAATATGCTGTTGGGATGAAGAGAGTAAGTCTGGAAAACCAGTGCAAGTTGCCATGGTGATGACGCGGAGGGAGGATGGATGCCCAGCCAAGTCTGGCCAAGGACCTAGGGGCAGAGAAAGGGTCTCTACTTCTACAAAGCTCACCTCGTCACCGTCTTTTATCACATAGACCCTGCCTGGGGAGAGCTGAACCCCACAAATGCCTTGGTGTCGAGGCACGTAGGTAGGGGGCAGGAATGGGGGAGAAGGAGACTTTGAGAGGATTCTGCAGTTCTGCTGGAGGGAGGAAGGTTTGGGTCTGtggaaagcagaagaaagaacagCTCCAAAGCTGGCAGTCAGTCCTGGATGTAGATTCAATTCCTGGCCCCAGTTACCTCATCTGTGCAATGAGGagattcccctcccccaccacatccTGGGAGGATGGGACATTTTTAACCCCTTTCTTCCTCCACTGCCCACGACTACCAGCCCTGGGACGAAGCCAGTTCAGTCCCTGCCTGTTCTGAAGCTGTCACCATCTCTaccccttctccctctgcagtGGCCTGTGACCAGGACCCCCTGGACCCAGTCTACCTGCCGGCAGCCCTGGAGCTCCTGGATGCCCCAGAGCACTTCCGCGTGCAGCAGGTGGGCCGCTACccacctgccaactccactctggGCTCCAGATCTGAGACCTTTCTGCTTCTGCAGCcctggcccagggcccagccaCTTCTCCGGGCCTCCTACCCACCTTTCGCCACCCAGCAGGTAAGGAGGGGTCCCCAGAGTCTCCTGGGCTCTCAAGACGCAGAAATGAAGTCTGCTGGGGTCTCAGAGCCCTTCCCAGCCCTGGCTGTGCTCCCTCTTttccagaggggaaaaggaggcccATAAAGTCTCTCCTGCCAGCCTGGGATATGAAGCCTGGAGTCCTGTCTTCCCCAACCCCCGCTTTGTTGAGcaccctcttctccctccaggtGGTCCCTCCTCGGGTCACTGAACCACACCAACGGCCAGTCCCATGGGACGTGCGGGCCGTGTCAGTGGAAGCTGCTGTGACCCCAGCAGAGCCCCACGCCCGCGTCCTCTTCCACCTCAAAGGGCAAGATTGGCCACCAGGACCCAGCAGTCTGCCCTGTGCCCGGCTCCACGCCACACACCCTGCAGGCACAGCTCACCAAGCCTGCCACTTCCAGGTGAGCGGGAGGGCCCACCTGGGCTGGCCCTGTCACCGTGCCAGCTGCAGGGTGGTCCCGGAGTAGGAAAGAGAGGGCTCACCACTCCTGGGAAGTTTGGAGGTCACGGACCACTTGACTCCACTCCTGCTCTGCTAGCTTTCACGGGGTCCTGTGAAAGGGTTATTTAGGGCCCCTTAAGGGGTTCAGTCcattgtgactttgggcaagtaacttaatctctctgaaactcagtttcctcatcagtaaaatggggtaataattCTTCCCTTCTGTGGAGTTGGAATAAAGAATAATTGAAATGAATGCAAGAATGGCTTTTAGCACAAGGCCAGGCACCAGGGCAGGCCCTCAGTGAGGGTGTATAATATTGTTAGCATTACTTTTATTATTGTAGTTTCCACTATTTTGGAGTCTCACCCAGGAGTCCACCGGAGAGAGGTGTTCTGTGGGCTCTGGGATTCTGAGAAGCCTGTGTTGTAGTCAGGGCGGACCCGGAGCACGTTTAGGGGGGAGGCGTTGGGATTGGCTCACTTTGGAATGAGATTATTCCTAAAGAGAAGAGAGGCCAGCGGATGCAGTCTGAGACCCAGCCCCAGTCATGTCGCCGGTTGGCTGTGTCACCTGGGATGCGTCTCTGGCCCATGCTGGCCTTGCTTTCATGGACCCCTCCAGCTCTGGGGGCTAGGACTCCGCTACCTCAACACACCGACCATGGCCCTTCTGTGTTTGCAGCCAACCCTGGGCGCCTGCGTGGTGGAGCTGGAGTTCCCCTCACACTGGTTCTCCCAGGGCTCAGCCACGCGGGCCGAGCTGGCCTACACCCTGGAGCCTGCATCCAAGGGCCCTGGGGACTGTGGCCCTGGCGGGGAGGAGGACCCCAGGGAGCAGGCCCTCCCTGTGGGCAGCGTGGAGCTGCGCCCAGCAGACCCCCCACAGTACCAAGAGGTGCCCCTGGATGAGGCAGTGACCCTGCGGGTGCCTGACATGCCCGTGCGGCCTGGCCAGCTCTTCAGTGCCACCCTCCTGCTTCGGCACAACTTCACAGCCAGTGTCCTGATCCTGCggtgagcactgggcctggggtCGGGAGGCGGGGGTCAGAGGCAGGAACCTCTGCAGGAAGACTTGGCAGGTGCCTCCTCCTCTTGGACTCCTTACTAGAATCCTTGACGTCTGCAAATCATGTGTCCGCCAACTCCCCTCCAGCCCATGTGCTGTGATTGCCCTGGCAGCTGGCAGGACCCCGCCACTGGGCACAGCCCTTAACTTGCAATCAGAAGTAGGAAGCTCCCCTCCCTCTGGCACTACCCTGAGACTCCTTTGTTCAGTGGGGCTAATGTTGCCTGCCTCACAGGGTGGCACAGCTCCAGGGAGGGGAAACAGGAGAGGCTTAGAAACTGTAAAGTGCAGTGCCTGGGTATGGTTAATGCTCTGATGCCCCAGGAGAGGTAATTGCCCATTCATCTGCATCTTCTCCCGATGGACCATGGGTCCTTAGCCTTTGGACAGAGTTGGCTCCTCCCCATAGGAAGGCCCTCCTTTTCCTGCCCATTCTGCAGGGAGTCCCCCTAATGCATTCTCCCTCCTCAATCTCACTGACAAAGATTTGCAAAGTATGACTTGCCTATCCCATAATCAGGTTTGTGTATGTCCCATCCCTCTCTCTCGCAGGTGTCCgtcccttctctctgtctctcatgcCCTCCTATGCTCACTTGTACTATCGTTAGATCTTTCCTAGACATTTAAAATACCCCAAGCCCTGTGTCTCCACTCTGGAGCTTCAGAGAGGAGCAAGGCCCAGTCCCCTCCAGTGGTATAGAGCAGGGCTGGATGGGCAGGAACTGGTTTATATGCTCTAATGAAAGTATGAAGTGCTGTGGGGGCTTGGGTTgaggggtggaggaaggggaaatTCATTCTGCTGCAGGGAAAGCTTTCTAAGGGAGATGGTGTTTGTGTCGCTGGAGACTTGACGAATGAGCGGGTGAAGAAAGGCAGGGCAGACCAGGCTGAAAGCACAGCCTGAGCAAAGGCTTAGAGGCACAAGTGGCATCATGTATGTGTACTCTGGGTACCACCAAAGCTACAACTGCATGGAGAGATGTCACAGCTGAAGAAGAAACTGGACCAGACCCTAGAGGGCCTCTAATGCCAGGCTGAGACTTGACCGTGTGGGCAGTGGGGAGGCAGGTAGAGCTGTGTGGCATGACCTGTGTTGAGATGGGGTCCTTCTGGGTCGGAGGATGGCAAGTAAGTCATTCAGACCAGAGCCCCTTTTCTTCCCCCACCTGGCCCCGCCAATCCAGTCCGCACTTCAGCACCCCCTCAACAAACTGGATCTGTGTCCTCTCCCCTAGAATCAAGGTAAAGAAGGGGCTGCATGTGACGGCTGCCCGCCCTGCCCAACCCACACTTTGGGCTGCCAAGCTGGACCGCTTCAAGGGCTCCAAGCATCACACCACCCTCATCACCTGTCACCGTGCCGGGCCCTTGGGGCCAGACTCCAGGTAGGTACTTCCCTCCTCCAAGGGGCAGAGTGGAGAGGGTTGGTCCCAGAGGGCTAGTGGGCAGATTTCTGGTGCccaaggggagggggctgccaTGCCCATGTAGGCTGACCCAAGAGGGAGCAGCACAAAGCAGACAcatccttcattcattcactcagctcTTGTTTATCAGTTCCCAGCCACATGCCAGGTATGATGAGTGTGAGTCCCATTCCAGGTGATAGTGACCTGTCCTGGCCATCCAGTCACAGCACTCACTGCCACTACCCTGCCTCCCACCACCAAACAGGTCCTTCTTTCTGGGTAACTAATATTCCCCCAAAAGCCTAGTTGCAGTTCTCAGCACTTATGAACGCTTCTTATTCATGCCCTGGGTCTGGGCAAGGCCATGGGTTTTGTAGCCCCTGTTTGAATTCTGGTTCTGATACTTTCTGGATAAATAACTTAGGCAAGCCAGTTAACCACCACACCCCCCGCCTCCCTACCAccagagcctctgtttccttacttgTCAGTGGGGATAATAATGCACCCCTTAAGGTTTGTGAAATAAGATACTGCATAGCAAGCATCCAGGCCagctcctggcacatagtaggtgcttgatCTAAAGAAACTGCAAGGTTATTATTCAGGGTCAAGTGCCAGTCCTGGGGCTTGGAAGTGAATCTTCCTCCTTGGTAAAAACTGATATCAGGTGCTTTATGTGGAAGGCAGAGAGGTCTGAATGGAGCAGGGTCTAGGAAGGCACGAAAGCCAGCAGGCATCCAAGATGTGGTAATAGGCCAAGAGCCAATAAGAACTTTGGCTCTGGAGCCAGGATGCGTCGGTTTGATCCCAGTCCTGCCACCTTTCacggtgtgaccttgggcaagttatgcaacctctgtacctcagtttcctcatctgtaaaatagggataatcaTAGGACATACCATATGAATTCAGGACATGCTCACAACAGTGGCTGGCCGCTAGCCCGTGCTCagattttctctcttctggccaGCAGCCCCCTTGAACTGTCCGAGTTCCTGTGGGTGGACTTTTTGGTGGAGAATGGCACTAGTGGGGGCGTGGCAGTCACTCGCCCTGTCACATGGCAGCTGGAgtacccaggccaggcccctgaaGCAGAAAAGGACAAAATGGTGTGGGAGATCCTGGTGTCGGAGCGGGACATAAGAGCCCTCGTCCCACTGGCCAAGGTAACGGGTCCCCATCTCTACCTGGCCTGGCTGGGGGCCAAGTGGGGTGAGGAGCTTGGGGCTGAGTACCTATTGCACCCCCAGGCCGAGGAGCTGGTGAACACGGCACCATTGACTGGAGTGCCACGGCGGGTCCCCGTGCGCCTTGTCACCGTGGACAGTGGGGGAGCTTTGGTGGAGGTGACAGAGCACATCGGCTGTGAGTCGGCCAACACACAGGTGCTGCAGGTGAGTGGCATGTGCCATCCGTGTGTGACTATGCATTTGTGCATGTGTGATGCACACACAGCTTTCCTTCCGCATTCAGGTCCCCAAGAGAACAGCTGCTTCTTGAGGCCAGTAACCTCACAAGGGGAACCACAGCTTTTATCCCCACCACCTCTCTCCAGAGTCAAGTGGGAGCTGTGTGACCCCAGCAGCCCCCAATTCAATCTGCATTGGCAGATGAACTGATGTGGAAGAGTTAAGAGCATGTACTTTGGGATGGGAAAGTTTTCGTCTGAAACCAGTCGTTGTTATCAGCTAGCATGTGATTGTGAACAAGcatcttaacctctctgagcctcagtctcctacGCTTCAAAATGGGAATATATTTTAGGGATGTTGTCAGAATGAAAAGCACTCTAAG is a window of Vicugna pacos chromosome 10, VicPac4, whole genome shotgun sequence DNA encoding:
- the TMEM109 gene encoding voltage-gated monoatomic cation channel TMEM109 isoform X2; this translates as MAGTGSSLPWGKHLFKVILVVLVALLLLHSASSQSHRDFVSSDQQKREVPVDLLSQIGRFVRGTLDAWIGPETTHLISETLTQVMWAVSSAISVAFFAVSGIAAQLLSALGLDGDYLTQGLKLSPGQIQTFLLWGAGALVAYWLLSLLLGLVLALLGRILWGLKLVLFLAAFVALVRSVPDPSTRALLLLALLTLYALLSRLTGTRASGAQLEAKVRGLERQVEELRWRQRRAAKGPRSVEEE
- the TMEM109 gene encoding voltage-gated monoatomic cation channel TMEM109 isoform X1 encodes the protein MVPARAPWACLPPWCAQMNLDPAMAGTGSSLPWGKHLFKVILVVLVALLLLHSASSQSHRDFVSSDQQKREVPVDLLSQIGRFVRGTLDAWIGPETTHLISETLTQVMWAVSSAISVAFFAVSGIAAQLLSALGLDGDYLTQGLKLSPGQIQTFLLWGAGALVAYWLLSLLLGLVLALLGRILWGLKLVLFLAAFVALVRSVPDPSTRALLLLALLTLYALLSRLTGTRASGAQLEAKVRGLERQVEELRWRQRRAAKGPRSVEEE